The following coding sequences lie in one Candidatus Marinarcus aquaticus genomic window:
- a CDS encoding YeiH family protein, which yields MRQKQFISVVIIALLASFSIFVSHIDVIQTLSISPLIIAILLGIVLIHIMKKKWSDYLHYGMALSTKQVLRLGIVLYGFRLTVQNIFEVGLGGFMFALFIVASTFIIGYIIGIKVLNMDNEITILTAAGSSICGAAAVLATESVLKSEAYKSAVAVSTVVIFGSIAMVVYPSLYQIGWFDLDAHTFGLFLGGTLHEVAHVVAAGNAVNNEVANSAVIEKMIRVILLAPFLLVLVFVGIKQSTESEKKKVVVPWFAVIFIVVIGFNSLSIMPLKAVEYINDFDTFLLTMAMLALGLQTHVSKFTSVGIKPFILAGVLFGWLMLAGYIVVQLIV from the coding sequence ATGAGACAAAAACAGTTTATTTCAGTCGTAATTATTGCCTTGTTGGCATCTTTTTCAATCTTTGTTTCTCATATTGATGTGATACAAACATTAAGCATCAGTCCTTTAATCATTGCCATACTTTTAGGTATTGTTTTAATACATATTATGAAAAAAAAGTGGAGTGATTATTTACATTACGGCATGGCCTTAAGTACCAAACAAGTACTGCGACTAGGTATTGTTTTATACGGTTTTAGATTGACTGTACAAAACATATTTGAAGTTGGTTTAGGCGGTTTTATGTTTGCACTGTTTATTGTGGCAAGTACATTTATAATTGGTTATATCATTGGTATTAAAGTGTTAAACATGGACAATGAGATAACAATTTTAACCGCAGCTGGAAGCTCAATTTGTGGAGCAGCAGCAGTGCTTGCTACAGAATCGGTACTGAAATCTGAAGCATATAAAAGTGCTGTAGCAGTATCTACTGTGGTTATTTTTGGAAGTATTGCCATGGTTGTTTATCCTTCTTTATACCAAATAGGGTGGTTTGATTTGGATGCACACACTTTTGGACTCTTTTTGGGTGGAACGTTGCATGAAGTAGCTCATGTGGTTGCCGCAGGTAATGCTGTGAATAACGAAGTGGCGAACAGTGCTGTGATTGAAAAAATGATTCGAGTCATACTTTTAGCACCTTTTTTATTGGTATTGGTTTTTGTGGGGATAAAGCAAAGTACTGAAAGTGAGAAAAAAAAGGTGGTTGTTCCTTGGTTTGCAGTGATATTTATTGTAGTTATAGGGTTTAACTCTTTGAGTATTATGCCTTTAAAAGCAGTTGAGTACATCAATGATTTTGATACATTTTTATTGACCATGGCAATGTTGGCTTTGGGTTTGCAAACACATGTTTCAAAATTTACAAGTGTAGGAATAAAACCATTTATTTTAGCGGGA